The following coding sequences are from one Capsicum annuum cultivar UCD-10X-F1 chromosome 3, UCD10Xv1.1, whole genome shotgun sequence window:
- the LOC107863737 gene encoding la-related protein 6B — protein sequence MELEESSASVDSHSFNLDRSFESSSSNTSKLNAQAPAFVPRTSSERVYATRSAAALHLTTTTHVPVQNQYLYAPQLPVQCPPSPYYGGVARRFVDQEVPTAAADADNSAKIGGLTEEAAQKIVNQVEFYFSDLNLATTENLIRHMIKDPEGYVPISVVASFKKIKALLASHAQLAEVLRSSINLVVSEDGTKVKRQNPLTEAALEELQSRIVVAENLPEDHCHQNLMKIFSAVGRVKMIRTCHPQPSNGGASSASRSAKSDTTLYSNKLHVFVEYDSVELAEKAVLELNDVDNWRNGLKVHLLLRPAAKSGQARGKKAGHESDRNFKEDDDIALELTEKHDGDSSHHVDMQNNDVAEGHGRVGKKKGNNRGRGKVQGPGQTRGRGRETPQFRQSYRGGRTGASVTKVNTGSSVDSAPSSTSGVSVAGQPSDQLAGKQSSVPRMPDGTRGFSMGRGKPVAVRSE from the exons ATGGAACTGGAAGAATCTTCAGCTTCTGTAGATTCTCACAGCTTCAATCTGGATCGGTCTTTTGAATCTTCTTCTTCTAATACAAGTAAGCTTAACGCTCAGGCTCCTGCTTTCGTTCCTAGAACATCGTCAGAGCGCGTGTATGCCACACGTTCTGCTGCTGCGCTGCATCTGACCACCACCACTCATGTCCCTGTACAAAATCAGTACCTTTACGCTCCTCAATTGCCAGTACAGTGTCCTCCGTCGCCCTACTATGGCGGTGTTGCTCGACGATTTGTTGATCAAGAGGTTCCTACTGCTGCTGCTGATGCCGATAACTCAGCTAAGATAGGAGGCTTAACTGAAGAAGCTGCTCAAAAGATCGTTAATCAG GTGGAGTTCTATTTCAGCGATCTAAATTTGGCAACGACTGAAAATTTGATAAGGCATATGATCAAGGATCCCGAGGGGTATG TACCAATATCAGTGGTTGCATCATTCAAGAAGATTAAAGCTCTATTAGCTAGTCATGCCCAGCTTGCTGAAGTTCTGCGCAGCTCAATAAATCTT GTAGTTAGCGAAGATGGAACGAAAGTTAAACGGCAAAATCCTCTGACTGAAGCTGCCCTAGAAGAGTTGCAA TCTCGCATAGTAGTTGCTGAGAATTTGCCTGAGGACCACTGCCACCAGAACCTCATGAAGATTTTTTCAGCAGTTGGAAG GGTAAAAATGATACGCACCTGCCACCCTCAGCCTTCAAATGGTGGGGCTTCTTCAGCATCTAGATCAGCAAAATCAGACACCACGTTGTATAGTAACAAG TTGCACGTATTTGTGGAGTACGACTCTGTTGAATTGGCTGAGAAGGCA GTTCTTGAGCTAAATGACGTGGATAACTGGCGAAATGGTCTAAAAGTCCATCTGCTTCTTAGACCCGCA GCCAAATCTGGGCAAGCCCGAGGGAAGAAGGCTGGTCATGAAAGTGATCGGAACTTcaaagaagatgatgatattgCATTAGAACTCACTGAGAAACATGATGGAGATTCCTCCCACCATGTTGACATGCAAAACAATGACGTTGCA GAGGGGCATGGCCGTGTTGGGAAGAAGAAAGGAAACAATCGTGGTCGTGGTAAGGTACAGGGACCTGGACAGACGCGGGGTCGGGGACGTGAAACTCCCCAGTTTCGACAAAGCTATCGTGGAGGGCGTACAGGGGCTTCCGTAACGAAAGTTAATACTGGAAGTAGTGTAGATAGTGCCCCCTCTAGTACTAGTGGTGTTAGTGTAGCAGGCCAGCCGTCTGACCAGTTAGCTGGCAAGCAATCTTCTGTGCCTCGCATGCCAGATGGCACTAGGGGATTCTCCATGGGTCGAGGAAAACCAGTTGCTGTGAGAAGTGAGTGA